A genome region from Musa acuminata AAA Group cultivar baxijiao chromosome BXJ3-5, Cavendish_Baxijiao_AAA, whole genome shotgun sequence includes the following:
- the LOC135637940 gene encoding transcription repressor OFP8-like — MSSSVQQKRRSSSSFLALGCVCTDSTSVSVSSSFGSRSNMTLRSPRSIKDLSSADTLTMTSASSSSSYAEHPEPKTERSASTPSFSDLLRQLNAIDDKREERMRNWRSSSRGGKRVEESVVVVKETVDPLGEFRRSMLHMIVEKEIMDGAELRALLGRFLALNSPRHHGMILRAFAEIWEEVFSGYDRTPDLLLRRSHSRLPPRLHL, encoded by the coding sequence ATGAGCTCGAGTGTGCAGCAGAAGAGGAGGAGCAGCAGCTCGTTTTTGGCCCTCGGTTGCGTCTGCACCGACTCCACTTCGGTCTCGGTGTCGAGCAGCTTCGGCAGTAGATCTAACATGACTCTGCGATCCCCACGGAGCATCAAGGACTTGTCCTCCGCGGACACCCTCACAATGACCTCCgcatcgtcgtcctcctcctacGCGGAGCACCCGGAGCCGAAGACGGAGAGGTCGGCGAGCACGCCTAGCTTCTCCGATCTTCTGCGCCAGCTCAACGCCATCGACGATAAGAGGGAAGAGAGGATGAGGAATTGGCGGAGCAGCAGCCGAGGCGGGAAAAGAGTGGAGGAGAGCGTGGTGGTGGTGAAGGAGACGGTGGATCCGCTGGGTGAATTCCGGAGGTCGATGCTGCATATGATCGTCGAGAAGGAAATCATGGACGGTGCGGAGTTGAGAGCGTTGCTCGGCCGGTTTCTTGCGCTCAATTCGCCGCGCCACCACGGCATGATCCTTCGTGCATTCGCAGAGATATGGGAAGAGGTGTTCTCCGGCTACGACCGAACCCCCGACCTCCTCCTCCGTAGGAGCCATTCCAGGCTTCCACCTCGTCTGCACTTGTGA
- the LOC135637535 gene encoding large ribosomal subunit protein uL5c-like — protein MAIAASASAVRFSLLAAQPPHLPTHWEPAIRLSSTTTRQAVRASAAAASPPSLASSPTGIVLVDRTEAEKVNRLKTAFLEKVVPLLKEEFSYKNIHEVPKIEKVVVNCGMGDAEQNSKGLEAAMKDLALITGQRPVKTKAKNSIAAFKLREGATVGIAVTLRGNVMYSFLDRLINLGLPRTRDFQGVNPNSFDGHGNYSIGFRDQSVFPEIRHEALGKQKGMDVCITTTAKTDNEAQRLLALLGMPFRQGGGGPTVVVHKKKRKAAHFDSKSRGRK, from the exons ATGGCAATCGCCGCCTCCGCTTCTGCGGTACGCTTCTCGTTGCTCGCCGCTCAGCCTCCCCATCTTCCCACTCATTGGGAGCCTGCTATCCGCCTCAGCTCCACAACAACCCGGCAGGCCGTCagggcctccgccgccgccgcctcaccCCCGTCGCTCGCGTCGTCGCCGACCGGCATAGTTCTTGTGGACCGCACGGAGGCCGAGAAGGTCAACCGTCTCAAGACCGCCTTCCTGGAGAAGGTCGTCCCCCTCCTCAAAGAGGAGTTCTCCTACAAGAACATCCACGAG GTGCCCAAGATAGAGAAGGTTGTGGTGAACTGTGGAATGGGGGATGCGGAGCAGAACTCGAAGGGGTTGGAGGCGGCAATGAAAGACTTGGCGCTGATAACGGGGCAGAGGCCGGTGAAGACCAAGGCGAAGAACTCCATTGCTGCTTTCAAGCTGAGGGAGGGCGCCACTGTTGGCATTGCCGTCACCCTCCGCGGTAAT GTAATGTACTCATTTCTTGACCGACTCATAAACCTTGGGCTCCCAAGGACCAGAGATTTCCAAGGTGTCAATCCAAACAGTTTTGATGGGCATGGAAACTATAGCATCGGCTTCCGTGATCAGAGTGTGTTCCCAGAGATCCGACATGAAGCCCTTGGTAAGCAGAAGGGAATGGACGTTTGCATAACAACCACCGCAAAGACAGATAATGAGGCGCAAAGATTGCTTGCGCTTCTTGGCATGCCATTTAGACAGGGTGGAGGAGGTCCTACCGTGGTTGTgcacaagaagaagagaaaggctgCTCATTTTGACAGCAAATCACGAGGAAGAAAGTAG